One region of Alosa alosa isolate M-15738 ecotype Scorff River chromosome 1, AALO_Geno_1.1, whole genome shotgun sequence genomic DNA includes:
- the eif4g1a gene encoding eukaryotic translation initiation factor 4 gamma 1a isoform X4 has translation MNKPPQPITGPPSVPHPAPSPGLTQAAFPPGQPPSVVFATPPPQMNTAPQPRQPYYPNRASLPSNAPRVQPSNPPRPVAPTHVYQTSSQVMMIPQQPLQFPNSQGPAYFIPSGQYRAPYMPQAQQYPVPSGTAGFYSGTSPEYGSYAGAYYPAQAQYPSPVQTTPVMINPTQQPQAPPPQQAPPPPQGPPKRERKQIRIRDPNQGGKDITEEIMSGGRTTSTPTPPQSVGPEVSGSAQTNGESLPTAAPAAAGATATRADERVKLAAPTPPPPVKTPEPAVTVAPPAPKVKPDAEVEADDAEVPIAPSESESTTPPPPAPASPSPPPVEVPAPTPAPEEAKVCVVDAPAPPSSGAASAPHDAAPAPTATVEPLALPQEDKPEPAKEEELEEEKQEEVAPVSAPEPPAPVPTAPSEEPATAPAPAPAPAVAAPAANGSEEPAKKQEAPAAPVVPDTPTSEPDAEPEPAEPQLPNGLPQDPEEPPTAKPAEVEAVIEAKVVTQEQEVAPATEVAPVAQETEEKAEEALPATTSCPVEETTTMQAPLSVPKKKKKLKDLDKKDGGDMLDAFKEPEEEPAPKPVAPQPEPVEARPATPPAPPAEDPDQTWEEKEDKLDTENIEPDVNKAVELKYQYKEDQWKPINPEEKKRYDREFLLGFQFISASMSKPEGLPHISDVVLDKANKTPLRPIDPSRLMNCGPDFTPSFANLGRPSASGRGPPPGPRRSQQGQRKEPRKIIASVSLNDDVQLNKAEKAWKPGVKKATRRGEDEEVADDPEVAKTQELFKRVRSVLNKLTPQMFQQLMKQVTELTIDTEERLKGVIDLIFEKAISEPNFSVAYANMCRCLMGLKVPTSDKPGVTVNFRKLLLNRCQKEFEKDKDDDEIFEQKQKELDAASEGDRQRLNDELEEAKDQARRRSLGNIKFIGELFKLKMLTEPIMHDCIVKLLKNHDEESLECLCRLLSTIGKDLDFEKAKPRMDQYFNQMEKIIKERKTSSRIRFMLQDVLDVRRNNWVPRRGDQGPKTIDQIHKEAELEEHREQSKVQQLLMNKKDIGGRGSGGGGGGGGGGGRGGPHSSGGGRNSQPQDEGWNTVPISKNRPIDTSRLSKITKPGALDFNNQLLAPGGKGTWGSWGKGSSGGTGAKPSGEQESGRPATSTLNRFSALQQSGPPSSSSSSSVEADRRVPQRSSSSRDRSERSDRDRERFDRFDRRNDRSQDRQRQPITKRSFSRENEERSRGGDSRGPGDAVRRVASMTDDRDRGSRDRGSRDRGSRDRGSRDRGGHGRDRSKDSVKREAAPTPPPSKQAMSEDDVDKKAKAIIEEYLHINDVKEAVQCVQELNSESLLFVFVRNGVESTLERSTIARDKLGQLLRHLVSAGTVTPDQYYKGLQETLEMADDMAIDIPHIWLYLAEIITPMLHEGGIPMGQLFREVAKPLMPMGKAAVLLVQILNLLCKGLSHKKAGGLWKEAGLNWKDFLPEDEDVNKFVTEQKVEFTLGEESEKPSKKELPGEEVGKQLDRLLKDKANNQRIHDWVEANLDEQQISANQFVRALMTSVCQAAIICENPYKVDVEQITQRAKLLQKYLSDEQKELQALYALQALMVHMEQPANLLRMFFDTLYDEDVIKEEAFYKWESSKDPAEQQGKGVALKSVTAFFTWLREAEDESDNS, from the exons ATGAATAAACCGCCACAGCCTATAACAGGACCCCCCTCTGTCCCCCACCCTGCCCCTTCCCCTGGACTGACACAG GCTGCCTTTCCCCCTGGCCAGCCCCCATCTGTTGTCTTTGCTACACCACCTCCACAAATGAACACTGCACCGCAACCCCGACAG CCCTACTACCCGAACCGGGCCAGTCTGCCCAGCAATGCCCCTCGGGTCCAGCCCAGCAACCCCCCGCGGCCTGTGGCGCCCACCCATGTGTACCAGACCAGCTCCCAGGTCATGATGATCCCCCAGCAGCCCCTGCAGTTCCCCAACTCTCAGGGCCCAGCCTACTTCATCCCCTCCGGACAG TACCGTGCACCGTACATGCCTCAGGCTCAACAGTACCCAGTGCCCAGTGGAACAGCTGGGTTTTACTCTGGGACCAGTCCAGAATACGGTTCATACG CTGGAGCCTACTACCCTGCCCAGGCCCAGTACCCCTCCCCTGTGCAGACCACGCCCGTCATGATTAATCCCACACAGCAGCCAcaggctcctcctcctcagcaagCTCCTCCCCCACCACAGGGCCCACCCAAAAGGGAGCGCAAACAG ATTCGGATACGGGATCCTAACCAGGGAGGCAAGGATATTACAGAGGAGATAATGTCTGGAGGAAGGACTACCTCTACTCCTACGCCTCCTCAG TCTGTTGGGCCTGAGGTGTCGGGCTCTGCACAAACCAATGGGGAAAGCCTGCccactgctgctcctgctgccgcTGGCGCCACTGCGACGAGAGCAG ATGAGCGAGTTAAGCTGGCTGCCCCAACCCCTCCTCCCCCTGTCAAAACCCCCGAGCCGGCCGTGACTGTTGCCCCACCCGCTCCCAAGGTCAAACCTGACGCAGAGGTCGAAGCGGATGATGCAGAGGTCCCCATCGCACCCAGCGAGTCAGAGTCCACCACCCCACCGCCTCCCgcccctgcctctccctctccccctccagtGGAAGTGCCTGCCCCAACGCCCGCCCCCGAGGAGGCCAAAGTCTGCGTTGTGGATGCACCAGCGCCTCCGTCTTCGGGAGCAGCTTCGGCCCCACATGACGCTGCCCCGGCCCCCACTGCCACGGTTGAGCCTCTGGCCCTCCCACAGGAGGACAAGCCAGAGCCAGCCAAGGAGGAGGAgttggaggaggagaagcaggAGGAGGTGGCCCCAGTGTCGGCCCCTGAGCCCCCCGCCCCGGTCCCAACTGCTCCCAGCGAGGAGCCCGCtactgctcctgctcctgctcctgctcctgcagtCGCAGCCCCTGCCGCCAACGGCAGTGAGGAGCCTGCCAAGAAACAGGAAGCCCCAGCCGCCCCGGTAGTGCCGGACACGCCTACCTCTGAACCCGACGCAGAGCCTGAGCCCGCTGAGCCCCAGCTGCCCAACGGCTTGCCCCAGGACCCCGAGGAGCCGCCCACGGCCAAGCCTGCCGAGGTGGAGGCAGTCATCGAGGCCAAGGTGGTCACCCAAGAGCAGGAGGTCGCCCCTGCCACAGAGGTCGCCCCGGTGGCACAAGAAACTGAGGAGAAGGCAGAGGAAGCCCTCCCAGCCACAACTAGCTGCCCAGTAGAGGAGACCACTACTATGCAAG CTCCCCTGTCTGTgccaaagaaaaagaagaagctAAAGGACCTGGACAAAAAAGATGGTGGAGACATGCTGGATGCCTTTAAAGAG CCTGAGGAGGAGCCCGCTCCCAAGCCAGTAGCCCCTCAGCCGGAGCCCGTTGAGGCCCGACCCGCCACTCCCCCCGCCCCTCCAGCTGAGGACCCTGACCAGActtgggaggagaaggaggacaaGCTGGACACAGAGAACATCGAGCCAGACGTGAACAAGGCTGTTGAGCTGAAGTACCAGTACAAAGAAG ACCAGTGGAAGCCCATTAACCCAGAGGAGAAGAAGCGCTACGACCGTGAGTTCCTGCTGGGCTTCCAGTTCATCAGTGCCAGCATGAGCAAGCCTGAGGGCCTGCCACACATCAGCGATGTGGTGCTGGACAAG GCTAATAAGACGCCACTGCGTCCCATTGACCCAAGTCGTCTGATGAACTGTGGCCCAGACTTCACCCCCTCCTTCGCCAACCTCGGCAGACCATCCGCTAGTGGCCGTGGCCCT CCACCCGGACCACGGCGTTCTCAGCAGGGCCAGCGCAAGGAGCCGCGCAAGATCATCGCCAGCGTGTCCCTGAACGATGACGTGCAGCTCAACAAAGCCGAGAAGGCCTGGAAGCCAGGTGTCAAGAAGGCTACACGCCGCGGGGAAGATGAGGAGGTGGCGGATGACCCTGAGGTGGCCAAGACGCAGGAGCTGTTCAAGCGCGTGCGCAGTGTGCTCAACAAGCTGACGCCCCAGATGTTCCAGCAACTGATGAAGCAGGTGACGGAGCTCACCATCGACACCGAGGAGCGCCTCAAGGGCGTCATCGACCTCATCTTCGAGAAAGCCATCTCCGAGCCCAACTTCAGTGTGGCTTACGCCAACATGTGTCGCTGCCTTATGGGG CTTAAAGTCCCAACATCAGACAAGCCGGGAGTCACTGTGAATTTCCGCAAGCTGCTGCTCAACCGTTGTCAGAAAGAGTTTGAGAAGGACAAGGATGACGACGAGATCTTTGAGCAGAAACAAAAGGAGTTGGATGCTGCCTCAGAG GGAGACCGCCAGCGCCTCAATGACGAGTTGGAGGAGGCCAAGGACCAGGCCCGTCGGCGGTCGCTGGGCAACATCAAGTTCATTGGCGAGCTCTTCAAGCTGAAGATGCTGACCGAGCCCATCATGCATGACTGCATCGTCAAGCTGCTCAAGAACCACGACGAGGAGAGTCTGGAGTGCCTGTGCCGCCTGCTCTCAACCATCGGCAAGGACCTGGACTTCGAGAAGGCCAAG cccCGAATGGACCAGTACTTCAACCAGATGGAGAAGATCATCAAGGAGAGGAAGACCTCGTCCCGAATTCGCTTCATGCTCCAGGACGTCCTGGACGTCAGAAGG AACAACTGGGTGCCCAGGAGAGGAGACCAGGGCCCCAAGACCATCGACCAGATCCACAAGGAGGCTGAGCTAGAGGAGCACCGCGAGCAGAGCAAGGTGCAGCAGCTGCTCATGAACAAGAAGGACATTGGGGGCCGGGGAAGTGGaggtggtggcggcggtggtggtggaggtggccgCGGCGGACCCCACTCCTCAGGGGGCGGCCGCAACAGCCAACCCCAGGACGAGGGCTGGAACACAGTGCCCATCTCCAAGAACCGACCCATCGACACAAGCCGCCTCAGCAAGATCACCAAG CCTGGTGCTTTGGACTTCAACAACCAGCTGCTGGCTCCTGGAGGGAAGGGGACCTGGGGCAGCTGGGGAAAGGGCAGCAGCGGGGGCACTGGGGCCAAGCCCAGCGGCGAACAGG AATCTGGTCGGCCGGCCACCAGCACCCTCAACCGCTTCTCAGCACTGCAGCAGTCTggacctccctcctcctcctcctcctcctctgtggaGGCCGACAGGAGAGTCCCACAGAG AAGCAGCTCCAGCAGGGACCGTAGCGAGCGCAGCGACCGGGACAGGGAGCGATTTGACCGGTTTGACCGCCGGAACGACAGGAGCCAAGATCGCCAACGGCAGCCCATCACCAAGCGCAGCTTCAGCCGGGAGAACGAGGAGCGGAGCCGAGGAGGCGACAGCCGGGGTCCCGGTGACGCCGTGCGTCGCGTGGCCAGCATGACTGACGACCGCGACCGAGGCAGCAGGGACCGGGGCAGCCGCGACAGAGGCAGCAGAGACCGGGGCAGCAGGGATAGAGGCGGACACGGCAGGGACCGAAGCAAAGACAGTG TGAAGAGGGAGGCTGCTCCTACTCCCCCTCCCAGCAAACAGGCCATGAGTGAGGATGATGTGGACAAGAAGGCCAAGGCCATCATCGAGGAGTACCTGCACATCAACGACGTGAAG gaggcagtgcagtgtgtgcaggagCTGAACAGCGAGTCGCTGCTCTTCGTGTTTGTGCGGAACGGTGTGGAGTCCACTCTGGAGCGCAGCACCATCGCTAGGGACAAGTTGGGGCAGCTGTTGCGCCACCTGGTCAGCGCCGGCACGGTCACCCCTGACCAATACTACAAAGG GCTGCAGGAGACTCTGGAGATGGCTGACGACATGGCCATAGACATTCCCCACATCTGGCTCTACCTGGCTGAGATCATCACCCCTATGCTGCACGAGGGAGGCATACCCATGGGCCAGCTCTTCAG GGAGGTGGCAAAGCCTTTAATGCCGATGGGGAAAGCTGCAGTCCTCCTGGTCCAGATCCTCAACTTGCTCTGCAAAGGACTA AGCCATAAAAAGGCTGGTGGCCTTTGGAAAGAGGCTGGGCTGAACTGGAAGGACTTCTTGCCTGAGGATGAGGACGTAAACAAGTTTGTCACGGAACAG AAAGTGGAGTTCACCCTGGGAGAGGAATCGGAGAAGCCCAGCAAGAAGGAGCTGCCTGGGGAGGAGGTGGGCAAGCAGCTGGACAGACTCCTCAAGGACAAGGCCAACAACCAGAGGATCCACGACTGGGTGGAG GCCAACTTGGACGAGCAGCAGATAAGCGCCAATCAGTTTGTGCGAGCTCTGATGACCTCCGTCTGTCAGGCTGCCATCATCT GTGAGAATCCCTACAAGGTGGATGTGGAACAGATTACCCAGAGGGCCAAGCTGCTGCAGAAGTACCTATCTGATGAGCAGAAGGAGCTTCAGGCTCTCTACGCCCTCCAGGCCCTCATGGTGCACATGGAACAACCAGCCA ACTTGCTGCGCATGTTTTTCGACACACTGTATGACGAAGACGTGATTAAAGAGGAGGCTTTCTACAAGTGGGAGTCTAGCAAGGACCCAGCTGAACAGCAGGGCAAGGGCGTGGCCCTCAAGTCCGTCACTGCTTTCTTCACCTGGCTGCGGGAGGCGGAGGACGAGTCGGATAACAGCTAG
- the eif4g1a gene encoding eukaryotic translation initiation factor 4 gamma 1a isoform X3 — translation MNKPPQPITGPPSVPHPAPSPGLTQAAFPPGQPPSVVFATPPPQMNTAPQPRQFAPGPGPRALHQQPYYPNRASLPSNAPRVQPSNPPRPVAPTHVYQTSSQVMMIPQQPLQFPNSQGPAYFIPSGQYRAPYMPQAQQYPVPSGTAGFYSGTSPEYGSYAGAYYPAQAQYPSPVQTTPVMINPTQQPQAPPPQQAPPPPQGPPKRERKQIRIRDPNQGGKDITEEIMSGGRTTSTPTPPQSVGPEVSGSAQTNGESLPTAAPAAAGATATRADERVKLAAPTPPPPVKTPEPAVTVAPPAPKVKPDAEVEADDAEVPIAPSESESTTPPPPAPASPSPPPVEVPAPTPAPEEAKVCVVDAPAPPSSGAASAPHDAAPAPTATVEPLALPQEDKPEPAKEEELEEEKQEEVAPVSAPEPPAPVPTAPSEEPATAPAPAPAPAVAAPAANGSEEPAKKQEAPAAPVVPDTPTSEPDAEPEPAEPQLPNGLPQDPEEPPTAKPAEVEAVIEAKVVTQEQEVAPATEVAPVAQETEEKAEEALPATTSCPVEETTTMQAPLSVPKKKKKLKDLDKKDGGDMLDAFKEPEEEPAPKPVAPQPEPVEARPATPPAPPAEDPDQTWEEKEDKLDTENIEPDVNKAVELKYQYKEDQWKPINPEEKKRYDREFLLGFQFISASMSKPEGLPHISDVVLDKANKTPLRPIDPSRLMNCGPDFTPSFANLGRPSASGRGPPPGPRRSQQGQRKEPRKIIASVSLNDDVQLNKAEKAWKPGVKKATRRGEDEEVADDPEVAKTQELFKRVRSVLNKLTPQMFQQLMKQVTELTIDTEERLKGVIDLIFEKAISEPNFSVAYANMCRCLMGLKVPTSDKPGVTVNFRKLLLNRCQKEFEKDKDDDEIFEQKQKELDAASEGDRQRLNDELEEAKDQARRRSLGNIKFIGELFKLKMLTEPIMHDCIVKLLKNHDEESLECLCRLLSTIGKDLDFEKAKPRMDQYFNQMEKIIKERKTSSRIRFMLQDVLDVRRNNWVPRRGDQGPKTIDQIHKEAELEEHREQSKVQQLLMNKKDIGGRGSGGGGGGGGGGGRGGPHSSGGGRNSQPQDEGWNTVPISKNRPIDTSRLSKITKPGALDFNNQLLAPGGKGTWGSWGKGSSGGTGAKPSGEQESGRPATSTLNRFSALQQSGPPSSSSSSSVEADRRVPQRSSSSRDRSERSDRDRERFDRFDRRNDRSQDRQRQPITKRSFSRENEERSRGGDSRGPGDAVRRVASMTDDRDRGSRDRGSRDRGSRDRGSRDRGGHGRDRSKDSVKREAAPTPPPSKQAMSEDDVDKKAKAIIEEYLHINDVKEAVQCVQELNSESLLFVFVRNGVESTLERSTIARDKLGQLLRHLVSAGTVTPDQYYKGLQETLEMADDMAIDIPHIWLYLAEIITPMLHEGGIPMGQLFREVAKPLMPMGKAAVLLVQILNLLCKGLSHKKAGGLWKEAGLNWKDFLPEDEDVNKFVTEQKVEFTLGEESEKPSKKELPGEEVGKQLDRLLKDKANNQRIHDWVEANLDEQQISANQFVRALMTSVCQAAIICENPYKVDVEQITQRAKLLQKYLSDEQKELQALYALQALMVHMEQPANLLRMFFDTLYDEDVIKEEAFYKWESSKDPAEQQGKGVALKSVTAFFTWLREAEDESDNS, via the exons ATGAATAAACCGCCACAGCCTATAACAGGACCCCCCTCTGTCCCCCACCCTGCCCCTTCCCCTGGACTGACACAG GCTGCCTTTCCCCCTGGCCAGCCCCCATCTGTTGTCTTTGCTACACCACCTCCACAAATGAACACTGCACCGCAACCCCGACAG TTTGCTCCAGGGCCAGGGCCACGCGCTTTACACCAACAG CCCTACTACCCGAACCGGGCCAGTCTGCCCAGCAATGCCCCTCGGGTCCAGCCCAGCAACCCCCCGCGGCCTGTGGCGCCCACCCATGTGTACCAGACCAGCTCCCAGGTCATGATGATCCCCCAGCAGCCCCTGCAGTTCCCCAACTCTCAGGGCCCAGCCTACTTCATCCCCTCCGGACAG TACCGTGCACCGTACATGCCTCAGGCTCAACAGTACCCAGTGCCCAGTGGAACAGCTGGGTTTTACTCTGGGACCAGTCCAGAATACGGTTCATACG CTGGAGCCTACTACCCTGCCCAGGCCCAGTACCCCTCCCCTGTGCAGACCACGCCCGTCATGATTAATCCCACACAGCAGCCAcaggctcctcctcctcagcaagCTCCTCCCCCACCACAGGGCCCACCCAAAAGGGAGCGCAAACAG ATTCGGATACGGGATCCTAACCAGGGAGGCAAGGATATTACAGAGGAGATAATGTCTGGAGGAAGGACTACCTCTACTCCTACGCCTCCTCAG TCTGTTGGGCCTGAGGTGTCGGGCTCTGCACAAACCAATGGGGAAAGCCTGCccactgctgctcctgctgccgcTGGCGCCACTGCGACGAGAGCAG ATGAGCGAGTTAAGCTGGCTGCCCCAACCCCTCCTCCCCCTGTCAAAACCCCCGAGCCGGCCGTGACTGTTGCCCCACCCGCTCCCAAGGTCAAACCTGACGCAGAGGTCGAAGCGGATGATGCAGAGGTCCCCATCGCACCCAGCGAGTCAGAGTCCACCACCCCACCGCCTCCCgcccctgcctctccctctccccctccagtGGAAGTGCCTGCCCCAACGCCCGCCCCCGAGGAGGCCAAAGTCTGCGTTGTGGATGCACCAGCGCCTCCGTCTTCGGGAGCAGCTTCGGCCCCACATGACGCTGCCCCGGCCCCCACTGCCACGGTTGAGCCTCTGGCCCTCCCACAGGAGGACAAGCCAGAGCCAGCCAAGGAGGAGGAgttggaggaggagaagcaggAGGAGGTGGCCCCAGTGTCGGCCCCTGAGCCCCCCGCCCCGGTCCCAACTGCTCCCAGCGAGGAGCCCGCtactgctcctgctcctgctcctgctcctgcagtCGCAGCCCCTGCCGCCAACGGCAGTGAGGAGCCTGCCAAGAAACAGGAAGCCCCAGCCGCCCCGGTAGTGCCGGACACGCCTACCTCTGAACCCGACGCAGAGCCTGAGCCCGCTGAGCCCCAGCTGCCCAACGGCTTGCCCCAGGACCCCGAGGAGCCGCCCACGGCCAAGCCTGCCGAGGTGGAGGCAGTCATCGAGGCCAAGGTGGTCACCCAAGAGCAGGAGGTCGCCCCTGCCACAGAGGTCGCCCCGGTGGCACAAGAAACTGAGGAGAAGGCAGAGGAAGCCCTCCCAGCCACAACTAGCTGCCCAGTAGAGGAGACCACTACTATGCAAG CTCCCCTGTCTGTgccaaagaaaaagaagaagctAAAGGACCTGGACAAAAAAGATGGTGGAGACATGCTGGATGCCTTTAAAGAG CCTGAGGAGGAGCCCGCTCCCAAGCCAGTAGCCCCTCAGCCGGAGCCCGTTGAGGCCCGACCCGCCACTCCCCCCGCCCCTCCAGCTGAGGACCCTGACCAGActtgggaggagaaggaggacaaGCTGGACACAGAGAACATCGAGCCAGACGTGAACAAGGCTGTTGAGCTGAAGTACCAGTACAAAGAAG ACCAGTGGAAGCCCATTAACCCAGAGGAGAAGAAGCGCTACGACCGTGAGTTCCTGCTGGGCTTCCAGTTCATCAGTGCCAGCATGAGCAAGCCTGAGGGCCTGCCACACATCAGCGATGTGGTGCTGGACAAG GCTAATAAGACGCCACTGCGTCCCATTGACCCAAGTCGTCTGATGAACTGTGGCCCAGACTTCACCCCCTCCTTCGCCAACCTCGGCAGACCATCCGCTAGTGGCCGTGGCCCT CCACCCGGACCACGGCGTTCTCAGCAGGGCCAGCGCAAGGAGCCGCGCAAGATCATCGCCAGCGTGTCCCTGAACGATGACGTGCAGCTCAACAAAGCCGAGAAGGCCTGGAAGCCAGGTGTCAAGAAGGCTACACGCCGCGGGGAAGATGAGGAGGTGGCGGATGACCCTGAGGTGGCCAAGACGCAGGAGCTGTTCAAGCGCGTGCGCAGTGTGCTCAACAAGCTGACGCCCCAGATGTTCCAGCAACTGATGAAGCAGGTGACGGAGCTCACCATCGACACCGAGGAGCGCCTCAAGGGCGTCATCGACCTCATCTTCGAGAAAGCCATCTCCGAGCCCAACTTCAGTGTGGCTTACGCCAACATGTGTCGCTGCCTTATGGGG CTTAAAGTCCCAACATCAGACAAGCCGGGAGTCACTGTGAATTTCCGCAAGCTGCTGCTCAACCGTTGTCAGAAAGAGTTTGAGAAGGACAAGGATGACGACGAGATCTTTGAGCAGAAACAAAAGGAGTTGGATGCTGCCTCAGAG GGAGACCGCCAGCGCCTCAATGACGAGTTGGAGGAGGCCAAGGACCAGGCCCGTCGGCGGTCGCTGGGCAACATCAAGTTCATTGGCGAGCTCTTCAAGCTGAAGATGCTGACCGAGCCCATCATGCATGACTGCATCGTCAAGCTGCTCAAGAACCACGACGAGGAGAGTCTGGAGTGCCTGTGCCGCCTGCTCTCAACCATCGGCAAGGACCTGGACTTCGAGAAGGCCAAG cccCGAATGGACCAGTACTTCAACCAGATGGAGAAGATCATCAAGGAGAGGAAGACCTCGTCCCGAATTCGCTTCATGCTCCAGGACGTCCTGGACGTCAGAAGG AACAACTGGGTGCCCAGGAGAGGAGACCAGGGCCCCAAGACCATCGACCAGATCCACAAGGAGGCTGAGCTAGAGGAGCACCGCGAGCAGAGCAAGGTGCAGCAGCTGCTCATGAACAAGAAGGACATTGGGGGCCGGGGAAGTGGaggtggtggcggcggtggtggtggaggtggccgCGGCGGACCCCACTCCTCAGGGGGCGGCCGCAACAGCCAACCCCAGGACGAGGGCTGGAACACAGTGCCCATCTCCAAGAACCGACCCATCGACACAAGCCGCCTCAGCAAGATCACCAAG CCTGGTGCTTTGGACTTCAACAACCAGCTGCTGGCTCCTGGAGGGAAGGGGACCTGGGGCAGCTGGGGAAAGGGCAGCAGCGGGGGCACTGGGGCCAAGCCCAGCGGCGAACAGG AATCTGGTCGGCCGGCCACCAGCACCCTCAACCGCTTCTCAGCACTGCAGCAGTCTggacctccctcctcctcctcctcctcctctgtggaGGCCGACAGGAGAGTCCCACAGAG AAGCAGCTCCAGCAGGGACCGTAGCGAGCGCAGCGACCGGGACAGGGAGCGATTTGACCGGTTTGACCGCCGGAACGACAGGAGCCAAGATCGCCAACGGCAGCCCATCACCAAGCGCAGCTTCAGCCGGGAGAACGAGGAGCGGAGCCGAGGAGGCGACAGCCGGGGTCCCGGTGACGCCGTGCGTCGCGTGGCCAGCATGACTGACGACCGCGACCGAGGCAGCAGGGACCGGGGCAGCCGCGACAGAGGCAGCAGAGACCGGGGCAGCAGGGATAGAGGCGGACACGGCAGGGACCGAAGCAAAGACAGTG TGAAGAGGGAGGCTGCTCCTACTCCCCCTCCCAGCAAACAGGCCATGAGTGAGGATGATGTGGACAAGAAGGCCAAGGCCATCATCGAGGAGTACCTGCACATCAACGACGTGAAG gaggcagtgcagtgtgtgcaggagCTGAACAGCGAGTCGCTGCTCTTCGTGTTTGTGCGGAACGGTGTGGAGTCCACTCTGGAGCGCAGCACCATCGCTAGGGACAAGTTGGGGCAGCTGTTGCGCCACCTGGTCAGCGCCGGCACGGTCACCCCTGACCAATACTACAAAGG GCTGCAGGAGACTCTGGAGATGGCTGACGACATGGCCATAGACATTCCCCACATCTGGCTCTACCTGGCTGAGATCATCACCCCTATGCTGCACGAGGGAGGCATACCCATGGGCCAGCTCTTCAG GGAGGTGGCAAAGCCTTTAATGCCGATGGGGAAAGCTGCAGTCCTCCTGGTCCAGATCCTCAACTTGCTCTGCAAAGGACTA AGCCATAAAAAGGCTGGTGGCCTTTGGAAAGAGGCTGGGCTGAACTGGAAGGACTTCTTGCCTGAGGATGAGGACGTAAACAAGTTTGTCACGGAACAG AAAGTGGAGTTCACCCTGGGAGAGGAATCGGAGAAGCCCAGCAAGAAGGAGCTGCCTGGGGAGGAGGTGGGCAAGCAGCTGGACAGACTCCTCAAGGACAAGGCCAACAACCAGAGGATCCACGACTGGGTGGAG GCCAACTTGGACGAGCAGCAGATAAGCGCCAATCAGTTTGTGCGAGCTCTGATGACCTCCGTCTGTCAGGCTGCCATCATCT GTGAGAATCCCTACAAGGTGGATGTGGAACAGATTACCCAGAGGGCCAAGCTGCTGCAGAAGTACCTATCTGATGAGCAGAAGGAGCTTCAGGCTCTCTACGCCCTCCAGGCCCTCATGGTGCACATGGAACAACCAGCCA ACTTGCTGCGCATGTTTTTCGACACACTGTATGACGAAGACGTGATTAAAGAGGAGGCTTTCTACAAGTGGGAGTCTAGCAAGGACCCAGCTGAACAGCAGGGCAAGGGCGTGGCCCTCAAGTCCGTCACTGCTTTCTTCACCTGGCTGCGGGAGGCGGAGGACGAGTCGGATAACAGCTAG